From a single Candidatus Tanganyikabacteria bacterium genomic region:
- a CDS encoding ABC transporter permease codes for MSGMSAYFIRRLLLVPVTFLAITFLVYAILRIAPGGPVEQAEAAMKIQAARGEAGGSGGGLSSRNDLMLDESALKDLERYYALDKPIPIGYAQWLGAAPRPFRTRVPAANLEKDAATFAPLKELYERRAKLQTELDDLLAAKEYLAAKGAVWRPLTEAEVKDLPKHVREKAEHLAAAGFGKAAQLEAFLAPHGLTWANSQPYKHLERSPETTALLDQAGKLLGALALASDLERKLKDEHGYELSRDGLIYQVEPRFSGILQGDFGRSYTHSRGVLGLITSRFEISLIFGLTGYLLAWIVCVPLGVLKAVRHGSVFDSFTSFLVLLGYSVPGYVVAMLLLATLAANGWLPLGGYQPPNIEQLSWAEATLERVRYMIIPVTAYVAGQFALMTMLMKNSVMENLTADYVRTAFAKGLTERRVIFLHVLRNSLIPITAGIGGAIGLLLAGSFLIEKTTNIPGMGLLGFEALLQRDYPVVMGILVLSVLITLIGNILSDLVWAAIDPRIRFGGQQA; via the coding sequence TTGAGCGGCATGTCTGCCTACTTCATCCGGCGCCTGTTGCTGGTGCCGGTGACCTTCCTGGCGATCACCTTCCTGGTGTACGCCATCTTGCGCATCGCGCCCGGCGGCCCGGTCGAGCAGGCCGAAGCCGCCATGAAGATCCAGGCCGCACGCGGCGAGGCCGGCGGCAGCGGCGGCGGGCTTTCCAGCCGCAACGACCTGATGCTCGACGAGTCGGCCCTCAAGGATCTCGAGCGCTACTACGCCCTGGACAAGCCCATCCCGATCGGCTACGCCCAGTGGCTGGGGGCCGCGCCGCGACCCTTCCGCACCCGCGTGCCGGCGGCAAATCTGGAAAAGGACGCGGCCACCTTCGCGCCGCTCAAGGAACTCTACGAGCGCCGCGCGAAGCTGCAGACCGAACTCGACGACCTCCTGGCGGCAAAGGAGTACCTGGCGGCGAAGGGCGCGGTGTGGCGCCCGCTCACTGAGGCCGAGGTCAAGGACCTGCCGAAGCACGTGCGCGAGAAGGCCGAACACCTGGCGGCGGCCGGCTTCGGCAAGGCCGCGCAACTGGAGGCCTTCCTGGCCCCGCACGGCCTCACGTGGGCCAACAGCCAGCCCTACAAGCACCTCGAGCGCTCACCCGAGACGACCGCCCTGCTGGATCAGGCAGGGAAGTTGCTGGGCGCCCTCGCGCTCGCCTCCGACCTGGAGCGCAAGCTGAAAGACGAGCATGGCTACGAGCTATCTCGCGACGGGCTGATCTACCAGGTCGAGCCGCGCTTCTCGGGCATCCTGCAAGGCGACTTCGGCAGGTCGTACACGCATAGCCGCGGCGTCCTGGGCCTCATCACGTCCCGCTTCGAGATCTCGCTGATCTTCGGGCTGACGGGTTACCTCCTGGCCTGGATCGTATGCGTGCCCCTGGGCGTCCTGAAGGCGGTGCGCCACGGGTCGGTCTTCGACTCGTTCACCTCCTTCCTGGTGCTGCTGGGCTACTCGGTGCCGGGCTACGTCGTGGCGATGCTGCTGCTCGCGACCCTGGCGGCCAACGGGTGGCTGCCCCTGGGCGGCTACCAGCCTCCCAACATCGAGCAGCTTTCGTGGGCGGAAGCGACCCTGGAGCGCGTCCGCTACATGATCATCCCGGTCACGGCCTACGTCGCCGGCCAGTTCGCGCTGATGACGATGCTGATGAAGAACTCGGTGATGGAGAATCTCACGGCCGACTACGTGCGCACCGCATTCGCCAAGGGCCTCACCGAACGCCGGGTGATCTTCCTGCACGTGCTCCGTAACTCGCTGATCCCCATCACGGCGGGCATCGGCGGGGCCATCGGCCTGCTGCTCGCGGGGTCGTTCCTGATCGAGAAGACGACCAACATCCCGGGCATGGGCCTGCTGGGCTTCGAGGCCCTGCTGCAGCGCGACTATCCGGTCGTCATGGGCATCCTGGTGCTCAGCGTGCTCATCACGCTGATCGGCAACATCCTGTCGGACCTGGTCTGGGCGGCCATCGATCCGCGCATCCGCTTCGGGGGGCAGCAGGCATGA
- a CDS encoding ABC transporter permease subunit, which yields MTTLIGFLLIGVAAYFLSFRLAPAAFRGALRLLGFTGKLNPLTERRIARFRRIRRGYGAFVLIVTAFVASLFLELFVNDLPLYIRYGDKARFPAVAAWSGFVLPWTSPKTDLMAADYGLKAGGGLETRKFAAWVGDPAKLTEEANAIEQGIVDDEKRFRTVMQQQAQTKGLTYDPTLPLPDAKLADYAERRENAKALLALQKDLQAGKAQIVMPLWPYSPTEQLLGLPGTPPHKPFTPGVPLLGTDSAGHDVVAQLLYGFRVGMGFALMVTISGYLIGVVAGALMGFYGGWIDIGMQRFIEIWGSLPFFFIIMILASILQPNFWVLSFLLIVLAAWEGITYTMRGEFYRERSRDYVQAARALGVRDWKLMLRHILPNALVPIVTLAPFSIVGNMSTLVALDYLHFGLPPNTPSWGALLDQGANNIVNHPQLVFIPTLAFAGTLLCVVLVGEAVREAFDPKRYARLR from the coding sequence ATGACGACGCTCATCGGCTTCCTGCTCATCGGCGTCGCGGCCTACTTCCTGTCGTTCCGCCTCGCTCCGGCGGCATTCCGGGGCGCGCTCCGCCTCTTGGGCTTCACGGGCAAGCTCAACCCGCTCACCGAGCGGCGCATCGCCCGCTTCCGTCGCATCCGCCGCGGATATGGCGCCTTCGTCCTCATCGTCACCGCCTTCGTGGCGTCTCTCTTCCTCGAACTCTTCGTCAACGACCTGCCGCTCTACATCCGCTATGGCGACAAGGCGCGCTTCCCGGCGGTGGCGGCCTGGAGCGGCTTCGTGTTGCCCTGGACGTCGCCCAAGACCGACCTCATGGCCGCCGACTACGGCCTCAAGGCGGGCGGGGGCCTCGAGACACGCAAGTTCGCCGCCTGGGTGGGCGATCCCGCCAAGCTCACCGAGGAGGCAAATGCGATCGAGCAAGGCATCGTGGACGACGAAAAGCGCTTCCGCACGGTCATGCAGCAGCAGGCGCAGACCAAGGGCCTCACCTACGATCCGACCCTGCCCCTGCCGGACGCCAAGCTGGCCGACTACGCCGAACGCCGCGAAAACGCCAAGGCCCTCCTGGCCCTCCAGAAGGACCTGCAGGCAGGCAAGGCGCAGATCGTCATGCCGCTGTGGCCCTACTCGCCCACCGAGCAGTTGCTCGGATTGCCGGGCACGCCGCCGCACAAGCCGTTCACACCCGGAGTGCCCCTGCTGGGCACCGACTCGGCCGGCCACGACGTGGTGGCGCAGTTGCTCTACGGGTTCCGCGTGGGCATGGGCTTCGCCCTGATGGTGACCATCAGCGGCTACCTCATCGGCGTCGTGGCGGGCGCCCTGATGGGCTTCTACGGCGGCTGGATCGACATCGGGATGCAGCGCTTCATCGAGATCTGGGGCTCGTTGCCGTTCTTCTTCATCATCATGATCCTGGCCTCCATCCTGCAGCCCAACTTCTGGGTCCTGTCGTTCCTGCTCATCGTCCTCGCCGCCTGGGAAGGCATCACCTACACGATGCGCGGCGAGTTCTACCGGGAGCGGTCCCGCGACTACGTGCAGGCGGCCCGGGCGCTTGGCGTGCGCGACTGGAAGCTGATGCTGCGCCACATCCTGCCCAACGCCCTGGTGCCCATCGTGACGCTGGCGCCCTTCTCGATCGTCGGCAACATGAGCACCCTGGTCGCGCTGGACTACCTGCACTTCGGCCTGCCGCCCAACACGCCTTCCTGGGGGGCCCTGCTCGATCAGGGCGCCAACAACATCGTCAACCACCCGCAACTGGTCTTCATCCCGACCCTGGCATTCGCCGGCACGTTGCTATGCGTGGTCCTGGTGGGCGAGGCCGTGCGCGAAGCCTTCGACCCGAAGCGCTATGCGCGGTTGAGATAG
- a CDS encoding glycosyltransferase — MSDPLVSVVVPSYQHAEFVAVAIESVLVQTVADLEVVVVDDGSTDGTPDIVAALDDPRIRLVRLPENRREHARNLGLRLARGRFVAFQNSDDEWLPGKLAAQLDVLERRADVGAVFTAVELIDEDGLPVSGTWADGQFCDGARERTSAEWLRQFFWRNCLCITSALVRHDLLREVGRFRPSLVQLADVDLWIRLAARANLHVVPEPLTRMRIGARNLSAPHPGHQARIAMEWADVLENYARPPLLGRLAEIFPDAFPDGPDAEPVVDLAAFACHAAAGRDLSRRLLADRVLGRLIDDDESREKLASRFGNRIFKHFLDLRTQWTISAGQP, encoded by the coding sequence GTGTCCGATCCCTTGGTTTCAGTCGTCGTGCCGTCTTACCAGCACGCCGAATTCGTCGCCGTGGCGATCGAGAGCGTCCTGGTGCAGACCGTGGCCGATCTCGAAGTCGTCGTGGTCGACGACGGGTCCACCGATGGCACGCCGGATATCGTCGCGGCACTGGACGATCCCCGGATCCGCCTGGTGCGCCTCCCCGAGAACCGGCGCGAGCACGCCCGCAACCTCGGGCTGCGCCTGGCTCGCGGGCGCTTCGTGGCGTTCCAGAACTCCGACGACGAGTGGCTTCCCGGAAAGCTGGCCGCACAGCTTGACGTGCTGGAGCGGCGAGCCGACGTCGGCGCGGTGTTCACCGCGGTCGAACTCATCGACGAGGATGGGTTGCCGGTCTCGGGCACGTGGGCCGACGGGCAGTTCTGCGACGGAGCGCGCGAGCGCACGTCGGCCGAGTGGCTCCGGCAGTTCTTCTGGCGCAACTGCCTGTGCATCACGTCCGCCCTGGTCCGCCACGATCTGTTGCGGGAGGTGGGGCGGTTCCGTCCTTCCCTCGTGCAACTGGCCGACGTCGACCTCTGGATCCGCCTGGCGGCCCGCGCCAACTTGCACGTCGTGCCCGAACCGCTCACCCGGATGCGCATCGGCGCCCGCAACCTCAGCGCGCCGCACCCGGGCCACCAGGCGCGCATCGCCATGGAGTGGGCCGACGTGTTGGAGAATTACGCCCGCCCGCCCCTGCTGGGCCGACTGGCCGAGATCTTCCCGGATGCCTTTCCCGATGGGCCGGACGCGGAGCCGGTGGTGGACCTCGCGGCCTTCGCCTGCCACGCCGCGGCGGGCCGAGATCTCTCCCGCCGCCTCCTCGCCGATCGCGTTCTCGGGCGCTTGATCGACGACGACGAAAGCCGGGAGAAGCTCGCCTCGCGGTTCGGCAACCGCATCTTCAAGCACTTCCTGGATCTGCGGACGCAATGGACGATCTCCGCCGGACAGCCTTGA
- a CDS encoding HAMP domain-containing histidine kinase: MMPLLALTWEAPALHSLIEAFGSFSAMALAALAWLLWWSRREFGAGVRMAAALLAMGILDGIHAAVGPGPAFVWLHSLAVGVGGALFALVWLPDRPISERAGIILPLLASGAAAALGISVAFRPDFLPPPFDAAGFTAAAVAANMLGGAGFLAAALRLARAEFFAYRSWPLAVFLALQGAGGLIFPFSTLWDPIWWTWHVVRVAGYWIALGYLFAYYRQEADQAEETRRELESLRRADELKNRFLGMLSHELRTPLNSVLGFGSMLEDELAGPLNGAQRDYLGKMLGGANVLLALIDDLLDMSRIQAGRFSLSMRLIDFPEVISGVLSSLQPLAASSGVRLSSDVADLPPLRADDQRLGQVLYNLVGNAIKFTPPGGTITVRVERNGDVRCAVRDTGQGIAADDIPKLFRPFSQLAPPGTSPIRGTGLGLSISKALIEAHGGTIGVVSEPGRGSEFWFTLPGSAIVAEHDTR; the protein is encoded by the coding sequence TTGATGCCGCTGCTCGCGCTGACCTGGGAGGCGCCGGCGCTGCACTCGCTGATCGAAGCCTTCGGGAGCTTCTCGGCGATGGCGCTGGCGGCCCTCGCCTGGCTGCTCTGGTGGTCGCGCCGGGAATTCGGCGCCGGGGTGCGCATGGCGGCCGCGTTGCTGGCGATGGGCATCCTCGACGGCATCCATGCCGCGGTAGGTCCCGGGCCGGCCTTCGTGTGGCTGCATTCGTTGGCCGTGGGCGTGGGCGGCGCGCTGTTCGCGCTCGTGTGGCTGCCCGACCGCCCGATATCCGAGCGCGCGGGAATCATTCTGCCGCTCCTGGCATCCGGGGCGGCGGCCGCCCTGGGCATCTCCGTGGCCTTCCGGCCGGACTTCCTGCCGCCGCCCTTCGACGCCGCCGGCTTCACGGCAGCGGCCGTGGCGGCCAACATGCTCGGCGGCGCGGGCTTCCTCGCGGCCGCCCTGCGCCTGGCGCGCGCCGAGTTCTTCGCCTATCGGTCCTGGCCGCTCGCGGTGTTCCTGGCCTTGCAGGGCGCCGGCGGGCTCATCTTCCCGTTTTCGACGCTCTGGGATCCCATCTGGTGGACCTGGCATGTCGTACGCGTCGCCGGCTACTGGATCGCGCTCGGGTATCTGTTTGCCTACTACCGGCAGGAAGCCGACCAGGCCGAGGAGACGCGGCGCGAGCTCGAATCGCTGCGCCGCGCCGACGAGCTCAAGAACCGCTTCCTGGGCATGCTCAGCCACGAGTTGCGGACGCCTCTCAATTCGGTCCTTGGTTTCGGCAGCATGCTCGAAGACGAGCTGGCCGGGCCCCTCAATGGCGCACAGCGGGACTACCTGGGCAAGATGCTGGGCGGCGCCAACGTCCTCCTGGCGCTCATCGACGACCTCCTCGACATGAGCCGCATCCAGGCGGGGCGATTCTCGCTCAGCATGCGCCTCATCGACTTCCCGGAAGTGATTTCCGGCGTGCTCTCGTCGCTCCAACCGCTGGCGGCATCGAGCGGCGTGCGCCTCAGCTCGGACGTCGCGGATCTCCCTCCCCTCCGCGCCGACGATCAGCGCCTGGGCCAGGTGCTGTACAACCTGGTGGGCAACGCCATCAAGTTCACCCCGCCCGGCGGCACCATCACCGTTCGGGTGGAGCGCAACGGCGACGTGCGCTGCGCGGTGCGCGACACGGGGCAGGGCATCGCGGCCGACGACATCCCGAAGCTCTTCCGCCCCTTCTCGCAGCTTGCGCCGCCGGGCACCTCTCCCATCCGGGGCACCGGCCTGGGCCTGTCCATCAGCAAGGCCCTGATCGAGGCCCATGGCGGAACCATCGGCGTGGTCAGCGAACCCGGCCGCGGATCCGAGTTCTGGTTCACGTTGCCGGGCAGCGCGATCGTCGCCGAGCACGACACCCGGTAG
- a CDS encoding 6-phosphofructokinase gives MTTQHKRLAILVGGGPAPGINSVISAATIRAELENVDVIGVRDGFEWIMQGDIDHVTPLTIENVSRIHFRGGSYIGISRANPTKDPQLLENTVISLLRLNVSQLITIGGDDTAFSAMRLEKHAEGRIRVVHVPKTIDNDLDLPAHVDTFGFQTARHHGVEIVKNLMVDAKTTSRWYFVIAMGRKAGHLALGIGKAAGATLTLIPEELAGQRVRLKALVDTLVGAILKRQSYGRRDGVAILAEGLVLALEKDDLSALEEVERDAHGHIRIAEVNIGEILKHEVQKRLKQFGVKATIVEKNIGYELRCADPIPLDMEYTRDLGYCAAKYLLSGGNAAMISLQGGNFVPIPFEQLLDPESGRAKVRLVDINSTRYAIARRYMIRLRRDDFDDPHELAKFAATAGMNLEQFRAEFEPLVLAEPAPLRIPVA, from the coding sequence GTGACGACACAACACAAGAGACTCGCCATCCTGGTCGGAGGCGGCCCCGCGCCCGGCATCAACAGCGTCATCTCGGCGGCCACCATCCGGGCCGAACTCGAGAACGTGGACGTCATCGGCGTCCGGGACGGTTTCGAGTGGATCATGCAGGGCGACATCGACCACGTCACGCCGCTCACCATCGAAAACGTGAGCCGCATCCACTTTCGCGGCGGATCGTACATCGGCATCTCGCGGGCCAACCCCACCAAGGATCCGCAGCTCCTGGAAAACACGGTCATCTCGCTGCTGCGGCTCAACGTCTCGCAGCTGATCACCATCGGCGGGGACGATACGGCATTCTCGGCGATGCGGCTGGAAAAGCACGCGGAGGGCCGCATCCGCGTCGTCCACGTCCCCAAGACCATCGACAACGACCTGGATCTCCCGGCGCACGTGGACACGTTCGGCTTCCAGACGGCCCGCCACCACGGCGTGGAAATCGTCAAGAACCTGATGGTGGACGCCAAGACCACCTCGCGCTGGTACTTCGTGATCGCGATGGGCCGCAAGGCCGGGCATCTGGCGCTGGGCATCGGCAAGGCCGCCGGCGCCACGCTGACCCTCATCCCCGAGGAGCTCGCGGGGCAACGGGTCCGCTTGAAGGCCCTCGTGGACACCCTCGTCGGCGCCATCCTCAAGCGCCAGTCGTACGGCCGGCGCGACGGCGTGGCGATCCTTGCCGAGGGCCTGGTCCTGGCGCTGGAGAAGGACGATCTGTCGGCCCTCGAGGAGGTCGAACGCGACGCCCACGGCCACATCCGCATCGCCGAGGTCAACATCGGCGAGATCCTCAAGCACGAAGTGCAGAAGCGCCTCAAGCAGTTCGGCGTCAAGGCGACCATCGTGGAGAAGAACATCGGCTACGAGCTGCGCTGCGCCGATCCCATCCCGCTCGACATGGAGTACACCCGGGACCTGGGCTACTGCGCGGCCAAGTACCTCCTGTCGGGCGGCAACGCGGCGATGATATCGCTGCAGGGCGGCAACTTCGTGCCCATCCCGTTCGAGCAGCTTCTCGACCCCGAGTCGGGCCGCGCCAAGGTTCGGCTGGTGGATATCAATTCCACCCGCTACGCCATCGCCCGGCGGTACATGATCCGCCTGCGGCGCGACGATTTCGACGATCCGCACGAGCTCGCGAAGTTCGCCGCGACCGCCGGCATGAACCTGGAGCAGTTCCGCGCCGAGTTCGAACCGCTGGTCCTCGCCGAACCCGCGCCCCTGCGCATCCCGGTGGCGTAG
- a CDS encoding NADP-dependent isocitrate dehydrogenase, whose translation MATHKIIWTEIDEAPALATYSLLPIVQAFTAGTGVAVETWDISLAGRIIASFPEYLTEAQRIPDYLAEMGKLTQSPEANIIKLPNISATVPQLKAALEELQRQGYNLPDYPEDPQTPDETELQARYAKVLGSAVNPILREGNSDRRAPVSVKNFSRKNPHRLGAWAPDSKTHVAYMSGGDFYGNERSVAMDAGGDFRIELVARDGATKVLKDKLAALPGEILSASFMSAKAIKQFYAEQIADAREQGILLSLHLKATMMKVSDPVMFGYAVSVFFKDVFDKHAETFRDLGVDPALGLGDLYKKLESLPEAKRAEIAADIKAQYDSRPALAMVDSDKGITNLHQPNDIIIDASMPPMIRDSGKMWGPDGKLHDTKALIPDRCYARAYQEMIEDCQKNGAFNPATMGSVPNVGLMAQKAEEYGSHPTTFILDTDGTLRVVAADGKVLMEHAVETGDIWRLSRVRDIPIRDWVKLAVARVRATGAPGVFWLDKNRPHDANVMMRAEKYLQEHDTTGLSFYFMAPVDAMKFSLARIRDGEDTISITGNVLRDYLTDLFPILELGTSAKMLSIVPLLAGGGLFETGAGGSAPKHVQQFVKEGYLRWDSLGEFSALAASLQHLAGAFDIRKAQILADTLDQAIGKFLDNNKSPARKVGQIDNRGSHFYLAMYWAQALTEQAEDADLQAKFAGVARQLEDSEAKINEELLGAQAKPMDLGGYYHPNRDKASRAMRPSPTLNAIIDGIARELPSREVQLA comes from the coding sequence ATGGCGACACACAAGATCATCTGGACCGAAATCGACGAAGCCCCGGCCCTCGCGACCTATTCGCTGCTCCCCATCGTGCAGGCTTTCACGGCCGGCACGGGTGTCGCCGTCGAGACCTGGGACATCTCCCTCGCGGGCCGCATCATCGCCAGCTTCCCCGAGTACCTCACCGAGGCGCAGCGCATCCCCGACTACCTGGCCGAAATGGGCAAGCTCACCCAGAGCCCCGAGGCCAACATCATCAAGCTCCCCAACATCAGCGCCACGGTCCCGCAGTTGAAGGCCGCCCTCGAGGAGTTGCAGCGCCAGGGCTACAACCTGCCCGACTACCCCGAGGATCCGCAGACTCCAGACGAGACGGAGTTGCAGGCGCGCTACGCGAAGGTCCTGGGCAGCGCGGTCAACCCCATCCTGCGCGAAGGCAACTCCGATCGCCGGGCGCCGGTGTCCGTCAAGAACTTCTCCCGCAAGAACCCGCACAGGCTCGGAGCCTGGGCGCCCGATTCGAAGACCCACGTGGCGTACATGAGCGGTGGCGACTTCTACGGCAACGAGCGTTCCGTGGCCATGGACGCGGGCGGCGACTTCCGGATCGAACTGGTCGCCCGGGACGGCGCGACGAAGGTCTTGAAGGACAAGCTCGCGGCCCTGCCGGGCGAGATCCTCTCCGCCTCGTTCATGAGCGCCAAGGCTATCAAGCAGTTCTACGCCGAGCAGATCGCCGACGCGCGCGAGCAGGGCATCCTGCTGTCGCTGCACCTCAAGGCGACCATGATGAAGGTCTCCGACCCGGTGATGTTCGGGTACGCCGTATCGGTCTTCTTCAAGGACGTCTTCGATAAGCACGCCGAGACGTTCCGGGACCTGGGAGTCGATCCCGCGCTGGGGCTGGGCGATCTCTACAAGAAGCTGGAGAGCCTCCCCGAGGCCAAGCGCGCCGAGATAGCGGCTGACATCAAGGCCCAGTACGACTCGCGGCCGGCGCTCGCCATGGTCGATTCCGACAAGGGCATCACGAACCTCCACCAGCCAAACGACATCATCATCGACGCCTCGATGCCGCCGATGATCCGCGATTCGGGAAAGATGTGGGGCCCCGACGGCAAGCTCCACGACACCAAGGCCCTGATTCCGGATCGCTGCTACGCCCGGGCGTACCAGGAGATGATCGAGGACTGCCAGAAGAACGGCGCGTTCAACCCGGCGACCATGGGATCCGTACCAAACGTGGGCCTGATGGCTCAGAAGGCCGAGGAGTACGGCTCGCACCCCACGACCTTCATCCTGGACACCGACGGCACCCTCCGCGTGGTGGCGGCCGACGGCAAGGTCCTCATGGAGCACGCGGTCGAGACGGGCGACATCTGGCGGCTCTCGCGGGTGCGGGACATCCCCATCCGCGACTGGGTGAAACTCGCCGTGGCCCGCGTGCGGGCGACCGGCGCTCCGGGCGTGTTCTGGCTCGACAAGAACCGCCCGCATGACGCCAACGTGATGATGAGGGCCGAGAAGTACCTCCAGGAGCACGACACAACGGGCCTGTCCTTCTACTTCATGGCCCCGGTGGACGCGATGAAATTCTCCCTGGCCCGCATCCGCGACGGCGAGGACACCATCTCCATCACCGGCAACGTGCTCCGCGATTACCTGACCGACCTGTTCCCCATCCTGGAGCTGGGCACCAGCGCCAAGATGCTCTCGATCGTGCCCCTCCTGGCGGGCGGCGGCCTGTTCGAGACGGGCGCCGGCGGGTCGGCCCCCAAGCACGTCCAGCAGTTCGTGAAGGAAGGCTACCTGCGCTGGGACTCGCTGGGCGAATTCTCGGCGCTGGCCGCCTCCCTGCAGCACCTGGCGGGAGCCTTCGACATCCGCAAGGCGCAGATCCTGGCCGACACGCTCGATCAGGCCATCGGCAAGTTCCTCGACAACAACAAGTCGCCCGCCCGCAAGGTCGGCCAGATCGACAACCGGGGCAGCCACTTCTACCTGGCCATGTACTGGGCGCAGGCCCTGACCGAGCAGGCCGAGGACGCCGACTTGCAGGCGAAGTTTGCCGGCGTGGCCAGGCAACTCGAAGACAGCGAAGCCAAGATCAACGAGGAGTTGCTCGGGGCGCAGGCCAAGCCGATGGACCTGGGCGGCTACTACCACCCGAATAGGGACAAGGCGTCCCGCGCGATGCGGCCCAGCCCCACGCTCAACGCCATCATCGACGGCATCGCGCGCGAACTCCCGAGCCGCGAGGTGCAACTGGCCTAG
- a CDS encoding ABC transporter ATP-binding protein, with product MAGTLLQIEGLKTYFHTEEGEVKAVDGVSLAVQEGQTLGIVGESGSGKSVTAYSILRLIPESFISLKEGQVTWKGTRGAVDLRGLPIEEMHYYRGGEIAMIFQEPMTSLNPVLKCGYQVAEAIVKHQGKTWEEAWERGTRLLEEVGIAMPARRMAQYPHELSGGMKQRVMIAMALACDPRLLICDEPTTALDVTIQKQILDLIKQLQQDRGMAVLFITHDLGVVAELTDQVAVMCPGETLRQLYQGTEKQDSPEFDRGGHVVEFGSVQDIFTNPQHPYTKGLIACRPTLKTASSRLPTIDDFIRAEKQGITLDPTDPNLELHYPGRAQASREDRPGFGEPLVEIKGLKTWFPIRAGVFQNTVGWVKAVDDVDLVIPRGKTIGLVGESGCGKTTLGRTLLRLVEPKAGEIRYQGQDVTKMSLHDLRKMRRKMQIIFQDPYSSLNPRLSIEETIVEPMKVHGLYKTSAERHDRAVRLMELVGLKESYLSRYPHEFSGGQRQRIGIARTLAVEPEFVVCDESVSALDVSIQAGIINLLLDLQDELGLTYLFISHDLSVVKYVSDYVAVMASDAVVIDLYSGEEQERLKKRDRGGHIVEFKTPGDLYRNPEHPYTRKLLAAIPEGDPTRVGHRAGG from the coding sequence TTGGCCGGCACCCTGCTGCAGATCGAGGGCCTCAAGACCTACTTCCACACCGAAGAGGGGGAAGTGAAGGCCGTCGACGGCGTGAGCCTGGCCGTCCAGGAAGGCCAGACCCTGGGCATCGTGGGCGAGTCCGGCTCGGGCAAGTCGGTGACGGCCTACTCGATCCTCCGCCTGATCCCCGAGTCGTTCATCTCCCTCAAGGAAGGGCAGGTGACGTGGAAGGGCACGCGGGGCGCCGTCGACCTCCGGGGCCTGCCGATCGAGGAGATGCATTACTACCGGGGCGGGGAGATCGCGATGATCTTCCAGGAGCCCATGACGAGCCTCAACCCGGTGCTCAAGTGCGGCTACCAGGTGGCCGAAGCCATCGTGAAGCACCAGGGCAAGACCTGGGAGGAGGCCTGGGAGCGCGGCACCAGGCTCCTCGAGGAAGTGGGCATCGCCATGCCCGCGCGCCGGATGGCGCAATACCCGCACGAGCTATCCGGCGGCATGAAGCAACGCGTGATGATCGCCATGGCCCTGGCCTGCGATCCGCGCCTGCTCATCTGCGACGAGCCCACCACGGCCCTGGACGTCACCATCCAGAAGCAGATCCTCGACCTCATCAAGCAGTTGCAGCAGGATCGCGGCATGGCGGTCCTGTTCATCACCCACGATCTGGGCGTGGTGGCCGAGTTGACCGACCAGGTGGCCGTCATGTGCCCGGGCGAGACCTTGCGCCAGCTCTACCAGGGCACCGAGAAGCAGGATTCGCCCGAGTTCGACCGCGGCGGGCACGTCGTCGAGTTCGGCAGCGTCCAGGACATCTTCACCAATCCGCAGCACCCCTACACCAAGGGCCTCATCGCGTGCCGCCCCACCCTCAAGACCGCCTCGTCGCGCCTGCCCACGATCGACGACTTCATCCGCGCCGAGAAGCAGGGCATCACGCTCGATCCCACCGATCCCAACCTGGAGCTGCACTACCCCGGCCGGGCGCAGGCCAGCCGCGAGGACCGGCCGGGCTTCGGCGAGCCCCTGGTCGAGATCAAGGGCCTCAAGACCTGGTTCCCCATCCGCGCCGGGGTCTTCCAGAACACCGTGGGCTGGGTCAAGGCCGTCGACGATGTGGACCTGGTCATCCCGCGGGGCAAGACCATCGGCCTGGTGGGCGAGTCGGGCTGCGGCAAGACGACGCTGGGGCGCACGCTGCTGCGCCTGGTCGAGCCCAAGGCCGGCGAGATCCGCTACCAGGGCCAGGACGTCACGAAGATGTCGCTCCACGACCTGCGGAAGATGCGCCGGAAGATGCAGATCATCTTCCAGGACCCCTACTCGTCGCTCAACCCGCGATTGTCGATCGAGGAGACCATCGTCGAGCCGATGAAGGTCCACGGCCTCTACAAGACCAGCGCCGAGCGCCACGACCGGGCGGTGCGCCTGATGGAACTGGTGGGCCTCAAGGAGAGCTATCTCTCGCGCTACCCGCACGAATTCTCCGGCGGGCAACGGCAGCGCATCGGCATCGCGAGGACCCTGGCGGTCGAACCCGAATTCGTGGTGTGCGACGAGTCGGTGAGCGCCCTCGACGTGTCCATCCAGGCCGGCATCATCAATCTGCTGCTCGATCTGCAGGACGAACTGGGCCTGACCTATCTGTTCATCAGCCACGACCTCTCGGTGGTGAAGTACGTCTCCGACTACGTGGCGGTCATGGCCTCCGATGCGGTCGTCATCGACCTCTATTCCGGCGAGGAGCAAGAGCGGCTCAAGAAGCGGGATCGGGGCGGGCACATCGTCGAGTTCAAGACCCCGGGCGACCTGTACCGCAATCCCGAACACCCCTACACGCGCAAGCTCCTGGCCGCCATCCCCGAGGGCGATCCGACGCGGGTGGGCCACCGCGCCGGCGGGTAG